The nucleotide window gaaggaactggctaggacattgtataAGAAGAAGTGTTTATAATGCAGGTCAAGTAAGAAGCCCTAGAGGTTGTTTAATGTCTACTGCAACCCGTAGATGTTTTTACTAGTCTTATTCAGTGAATGGCAAAGATAAATATTATGAACATCTGAAATAGAAAAAGTCAGATGTTGAAATAATCAACAAGTTTGAatatatttgtatctttataactatatttttatctttgtaataatttCCTGAGTTAATACTGCACaggtaaaaattaatgtaaaaacttttcattgaaaataaaattatatgttaattcataattaactttttttatagaaattttactaaaaaaaagtacttatctAAAATAGCCTTTTCATCAATATTGTTTGAAGCATACCACTAGGTAATTTTgtcacattaaataaatatttgcattttctATACAATTACTATCAAGTCAGAACATTTcataacaaattgtattttatttttatttttctaatatgagAAGAGTGATGTAGATTATTGTAAtggaatagaaataaattttttaaataaataatttgattgcaagaattttctattttatataattaatatacatgtattcagaatgtatattacaataatgtaaaatgttcTATACATtaatgtgtatgtgtattttatatcTGATATAGTGTGCTTTTATCAATGAGATATTTGTATAGTTTTGTTATCAGTTAAATTTTGTGTACAATGTTTACACGGACAGCACTTGAGGATTAAACTAActagaataatttgttttattattcactATTAGAATCACTTAGTATcttttaaaatggtaattttcaGATCTGTTATTGTACTTAGTGCATTAATTAGTGGTTTTTCATGTAGTTTAGAAGGAGATCAATCCATTCCATCTTCTATGCCATCATTAGAATCAATTCAAAGGGaatacagaaaacatttaaggttTATGAATAATGGAACAAAAATATTGGTGCTTATGTGTAGAGATGTTGAGGATATTGAGCTTACCACTGTTTTAACTATTCTGAGGAAATCAGAGGTAAGATATGCAaggtatacatttatatatatatatatatatatatatatatatatatatatatatatatatatatatatatatatatgtacttaaaaGTGTAACTGACAAAACAGGACAAGTGTAACAGACATTCTTTACCAGGATGTCTTAtgcaaaaatacattaaagatataataacgattaaagtcatatatacttaataacactTACATcactaataaatgaataataatatttctaaagattaatattaataaaaaaaaagatgatgcaaTGGTAGATTAATTAGATGCACTACAAAATGAGAtcatattaattcttattaatttatattattagctaaagatatttacaagaaatagaattatatctgccatattttacaaaatacattttttcataatttatttactgttaaccTTTTAATATTATCTACACTTTCTTACTTTTCTGTGCTGTACATATTATGTCAAAATCTTTACTAAATCCTGAATTATGTACTTAATGTAATATAACATTATCttttctaatagtttttgattattACATTACCCTCttgttgaaattatttgaatctttataaattaattaaatgaactttttaattGCGTAATTTATCAGACCACTAATGgcatttaattatcttttttttttcaaaatgtagcaggtgtaatttatatataagtatcTTACTGACCTTTTTCTACTTTCTCGGTCTTAAGGACTACTTTTAACAAAACATACTTTTCTGTATGAAAGCTACCCtaacttaagttaattttattttgttattttactttgatgattcttactgattttatttcttaaaaaacaaaatgtttcttcCTCCAGTGTCTTGAtatttgtcattaaatatttatttttgataagatatttattttaaataagatatttttttttgcaggggGGAAAGATATAGAGCTActgtttatacaatataaaagttcAGATTTAACCTTTATGGTAATGATTTACTTCTTCATACTTAACGAATCTTATagacttcttttttaaatctatgctacttgtctaatttttattgttacatcaaatgaaatggtttttataatctttcaTTGCACTATAGtcgttttaaaaagtttacaactAAAGACCCATATCAGACTTaagataaaatcaatataaatttattcattacaagCAGGCAGTAGTGCTTTCAGCAGTTCGGTGCGccaattaatttatcattaatattacattaacaaatttaaagcCAGCATACTTTAGGCTGAATGCAAGgatgaaaacaatggaaaactaaaatgtaagtgtataggaaattttctttctaaagaaattcttttactcataattttttttagaaaattaatatgataGTGTTCTCTTGagcaaaaatatttcagaattaaaaaagttatccAATCAGTTCTGAGTGGGCCTATTTAAACAGAGGtcatttagaaaatgtaaaaactcaAAACATTTTCAAGCCAAAAGAATGATTAAGCTTAGTGCATACGTCATGCttatcataacatttaaaaaaaaatttgccccaaaattcttctccccttctccaaaaatggaaaaaaacaaattaaccacatttttattatgtcttcctaggcatagtggtagtgcaagtgacccccaAAAAAAGATACTTTAGATCAATATTTGGGAGTGTGGGAACCAGTCATAGTTTAAAagtatccattttttaattttttttggttttttatactttttagtaataagattacaataaaatttcagcgTAATTCACCCACCActcccaaaaattaaattcttaggtagctttctattggttttaaatttttcattactattttttttagttttttctttttaacacagTAAACAAGAATCAAAGatttttcttggaaggtgattttggaggtgggggagcacaaaaaaattttaaaatacagatttttgaattttttaaacttttttagtttatttaaacatataatgataatttcataataaaacttcatcataagtTACCATCCCCTAAAAAGAAATCCTAGATAACGTTTTACATGCATCACTTTTTTCCTActagataagaataaataatcaatgctcgaaaagtataacaactttgttgtctgcCATTTTCTTAAAGAtgcattaatttaaacatatctcTCATACTTTGCAGATAGCACTATTTTGAACAGTAATGCAGTCGAACCGCTATATGACGAACCTATATTACGAAAACTTCGATTTCTCACATTTTTGTTTACTGCACcgtgacatttttataaaactatgtaaAACGTTACCTCTATTTAACGAAATGGGGAAATACTGCGTATTAACATAATACAGTATGTTGtaacatacagtaatttttacgaaatgttcttttaaaaataatgacattagatTTAGTATTTTGGACATCTCTGAGTTTAAGGTAGTTATTCCTTTGATTTCCGTACCTAAATTACACCTGTATACAAACACAAAGTATTTTTGACAACAGTCAAGAAtgacaggttatttttattgaaatggtAAAGCGAAAATTACTAAGATTCTTTAATAACccagtaacaataaaatattaacaaaagatttaaacacgTGTTCTGCAGTTACTGTCTGCTTATATATTAAAGTAGTGGAATTTCCCGAAATCTATCAATTAACGCAGAAAACACTAAAATTACTGtgcaaacttttattaatttatctaaacgaGACATTTATCTACACTACGTagacataacaaataaaattcttagaaaacaCTTAACACATACTCCCTCTATTGTTCAATGGATATATACagttcagtaataattttttataggatTGAGTTGGTCTCTGACTTTGGATTACGTTACTGCGTTATACAGTATTGTACTGTTTCTTTAGTATGCCGTACACAATGTCCAAACGGAAGTGCCTGAGTGTTTCGGGAAAAATGAACGAAAATCTCTATTTAACGAATATTTTCCCGATATTCTAGATTTCGTTATATAGAGGTTCGACTctattattatagattaaatatgaattaataattaatgatgatgattttatttattttttatagatacgCACAGaatttggagaaataaaaaatgttatagcaaCACTCCAGTGCGAGTATGAATTGTCAATTGTACCTGatcttgatattaaaattataatggaagAACGACCGTACGAAATGATCATTCTACCAGGAGGAAAAGGATATGTGAACTACATCAGGGTAATTCATATTTCAGTATAATATGATATGATAATATGTTAGTTGTGGTTTATAAATaacattcttatttaattaaataaattagttactaattattaataacacagattttattttacatgatctGCTCTTAATAACTAagagcaaataataaaataataaataaagattatctattattttatgaaaaaaatggatttaataaattcaaaataaacagcagatttatttaaataacataaataattgcacaccagttttattttctatttccctAGTGCAAACGTTGAAAGTGGTCTCCATTGGTGGTAATATATTGCAGAAGAGAATGATTTAATGATTACTCTTCCAAAAATATCTCGTGTATTTCTGATAAACAAAACCTTTATCAATTCGCTATTGAAAATCTTCAACACTGAGCACTGGTCTaccgtaaattaatattttcaggtaTCCCCAAAGGTAGAAATCTATTTGGTTTAAATTAGAACAAACTAACAGTTCTGCACAACTGGTCTATCTTTTAAAGAAGCAATCCTCTCAGACATTGATACTGAAGTGTGGTTCATGCACAATGGACCATTATACATGAATCATGAGTTATTCCACATATAGTATAAAATGGAAGGAAACTGTGTgctattaataattagtattctaatctatttaacaatttttaaataaataaaaaggtcacagttttaaaaatgtatataatgtttTACAAGTTAGTTTATTTACAGCAAGTTCAATTAGCTATTATTTAGTATCAGAGTATGAAAAGAATTCAGTTTTAATCTAATGAATTAATTGAGGTAGAGATGAAATCCAATTGAAAACTGTCATCAactgtaataatttgtttgttagttttccttttaaaaaaaatgtttaattttttgctaatatATTCCTacgatagaaaatattaaaaattgacgtggttgccatttttaaatttgttagcgtgtttacactaatttttaatttattagagaaAGTTGTGTAAACAGGTGTAccaaatgttacaaaataaagattttttttaaaaatctgaagtggacatgacttccttgtacacatattaaattacacatacacattttctgctgcacttcgtttaaacttatttcatttgaaagtgagatacgatcctccaattctttaataaagtggacagttatacaattgcataGTGGTGGACCCTAcattgcatcaaatttttttttgtggtgatcgtatcagcattttatattagttaatataaattttgtttcacgtttctcaagtagttatgtgatgtaagtgagaacgtatcggatccgtaaccatggacatatcggttcgaatccgaactcatcatatacatatatctttttttaacttttttttttttaatttaaatatattgatttattaataattattaacctctgcaaaaatttttgaattaaaatgaaaagtacaaagtttatttcactaataacttccgattttttcatattttttttattgttattgaattattatttactgtaacaattttttttataaacagaggttaataattattaataaatcaatatattaaaatttaaaaaaaaagttaaaaaaaatatttatatgaagtcggattcgaaccgatattcTTTCCctttgcaagatccaaatattcattaattaaagttttatttggctataactctggaaccaatgagaagtaccacttatgatatatcgttgaaaagctttcaatgaggacttattgctgcagttaagaaaaagtccaaaatccaaaaatttggattttgtccAGTCTATTGCAGCCAAAATgggaagtgcacaattagatgttacaacagtcctacatccaaaattttaacatcctacgaccaatcgtttttgacttatgcgagatgCATTCGTACGTACGACGTCACGCCGAacctaataaaaatggattcagagatgttcaaaatggatatttccgttgaaatctggaaaccaaaatttttcgcgatcacaatactttctttacttcgtacaaggaaataaaaatataaaatggtgaGTAGAGaaaaaacgaaggagaaatcaccaatttttttcaaagaacatttttatcatttgtataggttatttcattgaatattttatgtagCGTAGTGCTGTTACATTCTTACTATGTATGGGAGAAATAAATGTATGGTATAAAGTACTCCTCGTATGAACTCATTTTTTTACCAATCATACTGGCTAACTAGTTAAGAAATTTTAGTAGTAAGGGTActctctataaaaatataaaattatttttaatatgactttaaaatattttttacactaggatattattttaaatcaaaaaaaaattgaataaattataccATCAATATTATTCTACATGAGCTCAAATACAAAACAGTAATTGTAAGCATGACTTAATTTTTCTTGTAGAAAGCTGGTTTCTACTGGTTTACTATTAATCTAGTGGGTCTAGGAGAAATTTACATGTTTGAATttccctttaaaaatattttcttggttgGTAATGAATATAGTTTAGCTGAAGtttaatttgtcatttaatttgaatcttgcaagatttttttttaagagctgtCATTTTATAACATCACTTATACTTTACTTTTCATATTCAGctatttttcagaatatattgCTTTAAGAAATGTCTTCTTCCTAACTCACTCCTATTTCTTAGGATGtggttttcttgtttattttattttatttcccatgCTTTTCTGTTCTGGTTGTTGTATCATcctatatatatcttaatttatacatatcattcctAATATTTTTGGGTGACCAATATCTATGCCTCAATATAGTAAGCACCCTTTTTGTCATGTAGTCATTATAATTTTGCATATTGTTAATGTGCCATTGTAgcagttttctttcattttttttattatttgtattattctaaAGTTTCTATGTCCATACTTATCCCCAACTACATCCAACTGTGTCAGTCATAAGCCTATTGTAACCTATTCTAGTCCTGTTAGGTTGTTagataacctatttttttttttttaactaattagtaTGTAATTAGTGAACATCTGCTGAATTATAGGAGTCTAAATCAATAGtgattatttattgaagaaaatgcTTTTACAATTAGCTGAAAATTAATTTGCCTCCTCTataacacaggtcaacaaaaaaaaaattggaactgagataaaaataggtgaattagaatgtatgttttatgctgaatcttaaaacgaaatcagtttttcttcattacCCTCaggtttttagttatgaccctttaaaatattgagaaacttcttaaataatagaatacaaaaataataataataataataattacatttaaaatttctacctttattttgcacACATTttcgtttatcttaatttttttcttattttccgtgaagatatcttatttttttgcattcagtggagttttttctttttattaaacagaagtaATCACTAGCCAGTAGTCACAGTAGTCACTAGATAGATTCATCCCAACTTTATCTCGACTTGAACTATGACTCGCTTAATGACGGCGGTTAGACGCAAGTGTTTGAGCTCTGACTAGTTTTCTTTATacgagtggttttttttttagaaaagtgaGTTTTCGTTTACGTTACGGTCTTGTGCCGTGTGCGGCCTTTGTTTTAAGGTATAATTTGTGGAAATCGTACTGCGGAGTCGGGACTCATTATAATAAGTCAAACATTTAAAGTGTGGCCACACGGTGGTTGgacattttttttctgtgaacTTATTTTTTAGGCgtaagtatatgttttttttatgttatcggCAAGTACTTGATGTTAGTAGAGACTTTTGTTAATGTATAGCTCATTTAAGGCCGGTATTGAGGCTTGAACTATGCGGTTGGCAGAATCAAAGACCCCACgtgtcggtttgtttttttttggttttttttttttgaggcgtaagacttattttttttgtgCTAATCGATAGATCTAGatgtgtcttaatttttttttaagaagtattttttttagttgagtCGATTAAGCCAGATATGAGGACTTGAAGTAGCGTGTTGacagaatttttttgaattttgtgaagataaaaaattttgaggTGTAAGGCCCACTTTTTTGTGAAGCTTTGGTTAGTTTATTCTAAGGTAAGTCATTTATGTTAATGACTTTTTGCATTTTTGAGAGCGAGAAGGCCGCTAAGTGACATTATAGATATTGTTaggactgaaaattaaaaaaaaaaaatattctctcaccaaatcataggtacgccaAAAGGCTGAtgctcttttttttccttttaaccactgggttagttttACATAGgacttgatgcatgctacatgtggagcccaggatttatcagtctcccaagggacagtcaaaataagttttgtaagcagttttcagcacattttattccgttttttttttgcttttcttggTGAATTTTccgcaaacgtaacaaaaaatatttgaaaaatttttacaagcctgatttttattcattgtaaaatttaaaatgtttgaatgaatgaatgaatgtaaactgatatattacagaaatacttacttaattttaaaaagaattaagttttaatttttaaacacttgattacttaaaataattcataaaattgtttcaccatgagTGCAATAAAGCACAGCAcgaaacacatacacacacaacttaacaaatcttgatgttcaataaaataataccaaaagttgtcaaaaaatctttttctgaattTATGGCATTACtaatgaaacaatctttatatgtGTGTGATAAAACCACAatcacaactaaagaacacagcaagttaTACCAAGCGCTGAACACATGCTGAAGAAAATTGCATCACGTTGAATTATTCATTACTTGTCGTGAAATGACTTACGTAACAAATATATGTTTACAgtatgcatcacaatataaatcagatgtgaataagcaaacatacagacggactaacttatttgtattgtttgttccacgaatgatggaacaaataaatttatgggGTTGTAACTTGAGAACGTTACGTGATAggttgtttcagaatacatattcagattcagcatataaaattctatacagaaCACCTAATCAcctttcagttccaaattttatgtttaccAATCTAATTTTCAAAGCTTTGAActtaagtcttttattttcaacttttcattCCACCAAAAACCACCTGCATTTGATATCCTGTGAGtatggcggtactaacggcgacggtcgg belongs to Lycorma delicatula isolate Av1 chromosome 1, ASM4794821v1, whole genome shotgun sequence and includes:
- the LOC142318106 gene encoding protein dj-1beta-like — its product is MVIFRSVIVLSALISGFSCSLEGDQSIPSSMPSLESIQREYRKHLRFMNNGTKILVLMCRDVEDIELTTVLTILRKSEIRTEFGEIKNVIATLQCEYELSIVPDLDIKIIMEERPYEMIILPGGKGYVNYIRSKPLRRLLKEQDDALRYIGAMSTAPLVLQEFDMCLKKNITCYPAWKPLFYSSYKIHDVGVVHDGNLVTCQGPTAAMEFALHIVEIFKGKDKADELSYSLGYRRNLSDILVINPHKI